In Oryza sativa Japonica Group chromosome 11, ASM3414082v1, the following are encoded in one genomic region:
- the LOC4350083 gene encoding methylthioribose-1-phosphate isomerase, translating into MGELGALQSIVYHRGSLRLLDQRKLPLEVDYIDVKCSGDGWNAIRDMVVRGAPAIAIAAALALAVEVSGLEDFTGTPAEAAVFVSEKLEYLVSSRPTAVNLSDAATKLRSLVSRTAETEKDAKAIFQAYIDAAETMLVDDVSDNKAIGSHGAEFLKQKLEVSKDISVLTHCNTGSLATAGYGTALGVIRALHSGGILEKAFCTETRPFNQGSRLTAFELVHDKVPATLIADSAAAALMKSGCIQAVIVGADRIAANGDTANKIGTYNLAISAKHHGVQFYVAAPITSIDLSLPSGEQIVIEERSPNELLNSEGGLGKQVAASGISVWNPAFDVTPANLITAIITEKGVITKSDADETFNIKDFIQSAKLYSTMQ; encoded by the exons ATGGGCGAATTGGGTGCTCTCCAGTCCATCGTCTACCACCGCGGATCGCTCCGCCTGCTTGATCAG AGGAAGCTCCCACTCGAGGTGGACTACATCGACGTCAAGTGCTCCGGCGATGGATG GAACGCAATCAGAGACATGGTTGTCCGTGGCGCTCCTGCGATTGCCATAGCAGCGGCTTTGGCTCTGGCTGTAGAGGTTTCTGGGTTGGAGGATTTCACCGGTACGCCTGCAGAGGCAGCAGTTTTTGTTTCCGAGAAATTGGAGTACCTTGTATCGAG ccGCCCAACTGCAGTGAACCTATCTGATGCTGCAACCAAGCTTCGGAGTTTAGTTTCAAGGACAGCAGAAACTGAGAAAGATGCCAAAGCAATCTTTCAG GCCTACATTGATGCAGCAGAGACCATGCTAGTTGACGATGTGTCAGATAACAAGGCAATTGGCTCTCATGGAGCTGAGTTTCTCAAACAGAAACTTGAGGTCTCTAAAGATATTTCTGTTCTAACACACTGTAATACTGGCAG TCTTGCGACTGCTGGTTATGGAACTGCCTTGGGGGTTATTCGTGCTCTTCACTCTGGAGGAATTCTAGAGAAGGCCTTTTGCACTGAAACTCGTCCATTTAACCAG GGTTCCAGGCTTACAGCTTTCGAGTTAGTTCACGACAAAGTACCCGCAACGCTGATAGCAGATTCTGCTGCAGCTGCACTGATGAAGAGCGGGTGTATTCAAGCTGTAATCGTTGGAGCTGATCGTATCGCTGCCAATG GTGATACTGCTAACAAGATTGGCACATACAACCTCGCCATTTCTGCGAAGCATCACGGTGTGCAATTCTACGTGGCTGCGCCGATAACTTCGATTGATCTCTCCCTCCCATCTGGTGAGCAAATTGTGATCGAAGAGAGGTCTCCCAATGAGTTGCTGAACTCTGAAGGTGGCCTAGGTAAGCAAGTCGCCGCGTCAGGTATATCGGTGTGGAACCCTGCCTTCGATGTTACTCCGGCAAATCTGATTACCGCAATCATAACGGAAAAG GGTGTGATCACAAagtctgatgctgatgagactTTCAACATCAAAGATTTCATCCAGTCTGCAAAATTGTACTCTACCATGCAGTGA